From a region of the Oncorhynchus mykiss isolate Arlee chromosome 32, USDA_OmykA_1.1, whole genome shotgun sequence genome:
- the LOC110488396 gene encoding tetranectin, which produces MEFRRTCLVFGILLLVNCSFQQAFPTKKMVKKDEGKGAAIEELQKQINDIVQDLNIMKEQQALQSVCLKGVKVHGKCFLAEPLKKSYHTAFDDCIDLGGVLGTPLSKDQNDQLSDYVHQSIGPGEQIWLGISDMVTEGNWMDQTGNSILYKNWDSDSRSPKTDRSQNCVILSEATGGKWLDKNCREEKASVCEFNIV; this is translated from the exons ATGGAGTTCAGAAGAACCTGTTTGGTTTTTGGAATACTCCTCTTGGTGAACTGCTCATTCCAGCAGGCTTTCCCTACGAAGAAAATGGTTAAAAAGG ATGAAGGCAAAGGCGCAGCCATAGAGGAGCTGCAGAAGCAGATCAATGACATTGTTCAGGATCTAAATATTATGAAGGAGCAACAGGCTTTGCAGTCAG TTTGTTTGAAAGGGGTCAAGGTTCATGGCAAGTGTTTCCTGGCTGAGCCGCTGAAGAAAAGCTACCACACAGCCTTTGACGACTGCATTGACCTGGGGGGTGTACTCGGTACCCCCTTGTCCAAGGACCAGAACGACCAGCTCAGCGACTACGTCCACCAGAGCATCGGCCCAGGCGAGCAGATCTGGCTGGGCATCAGCGACATGGTGACTGAGGGCAACTGGATGGATCAGACGGGTAACAGCATCCTCTACAAGAACTGGGACTCTGATTCCAGATCCCCAAAGACAGATCGTTCCCAGAACTGTGTCATCCTCTCGGAGGCCACTGGTGGGAAATGGTTAGACAAGAACTGTCGTGAGGAGAAGGCCTCTGTCTGCGAGTTCAACATAGTCTAA
- the LOC110488389 gene encoding palmitoyltransferase ZDHHC3 isoform X1 produces MHLHPDWRMFDVRTAPLGDMYTLYRQLHAFALDACGESCGRSRMRKSPANRCRDIERQAGYLQPEHCAPPPTLPHSDTMWFIRDCCGIVCGVITWCLVFYAEFVVLFVVLLPAKNLLYSLFNGALFSVLAFLALASHARAMCTDPGAVPKGNATKEFIESLQLKPGQVVYKCPKCCSIKPDRAHHCSVCKRCIKKMDHHCPWVNNCVGEKNQKFFVLFTMYIALISLHALVMVAFHFIFCFESDWTKCSTFSPPATVILLILLCFEGLLFLIFTSVMFGTQVHSICADETGIEQLKKEERRWAKRTKWMNMRVVFGHPFSIAWLSPFATPDHGKADYYQYVV; encoded by the exons ATGCATTTGCATCCGGATTGGAGAATGTTTGATGTACGAACTGCTCCACTGGGGGATATGtatacactatatagacagctGCATGCGTTTGCTTTGGACG CATGCGGCGAGAGCTGCGGCCGCTCTAGAATGAGGAAGAGCCCGGCAAACCGTTGCAGGGACATCGAGAGGCAAGCCGGCTACCTGCAGCCCGAGCACTGCGCCCCTCCCCCAACCCTCCCCCACTCCGACACCATGTGGTTCATCCGCGACTGCTGCGGCATCGTATGCGGCGTCATCACCTGGTGCCTGGTGTTCTATGCCGAGTTCGTGGTGCTCTTCGTCGTGCTGCTGCCTGCCAAGAACCTGCTCTATAGTCTATTCAATGGTGCACTGTTCAGTGTCCTCGCCTTCCTCGCCCTGGCCTCACACGCCCGGGCCATGTGCACAGACCCG GGTGCGGTGCCTAAAGGGAACGCGACCAAGGAGTTTATCGAGAGCCTGCAGCTCAAGCCCGGTCAGGTGGTCTACAAATGTCCCAAGTGTTGCAGTATCAAGCCCGACAGAGCTCACCACTGCAG TGTGTGTAAACGCTGTATCAAGAAGATGGACCACCATTGCCCATGGGTAAACAACTGCGTAGGAGAGAAGAACCAGAAATTCTTTGTGCTTTTCACA ATGTACATTGCACTGATATCCCTCCATGCCCTGGTCATGGTTGCCTTTCATTTTATCTTCTGCTTTGAGTCGGACTGGACGA AGTGCAGTACATTCTCTCCTCCAGCGACcgtcatcctcctcatcctcctctgctTTGAGGGACTCCTCTTCCTCATTTTTACCTCCGTGATGTTTGGGACCCAGGTCCATTCCATCTGTGCCGATGAGACG GGCATAGAGCAGTtgaaaaaggaggagaggagatgggctAAAAGGACAAAGTGGATGAACATGAGGGTGGTATTTGGCCATCCGTTCTCTATAGCCTGGCTAAGTCCCTTTGCAACACCTGACCACGGGAAGGCAGACTATTACCAGTACGTTGTCTGA
- the LOC110488389 gene encoding palmitoyltransferase ZDHHC3 isoform X2 codes for MRKSPANRCRDIERQAGYLQPEHCAPPPTLPHSDTMWFIRDCCGIVCGVITWCLVFYAEFVVLFVVLLPAKNLLYSLFNGALFSVLAFLALASHARAMCTDPGAVPKGNATKEFIESLQLKPGQVVYKCPKCCSIKPDRAHHCSVCKRCIKKMDHHCPWVNNCVGEKNQKFFVLFTMYIALISLHALVMVAFHFIFCFESDWTKCSTFSPPATVILLILLCFEGLLFLIFTSVMFGTQVHSICADETGIEQLKKEERRWAKRTKWMNMRVVFGHPFSIAWLSPFATPDHGKADYYQYVV; via the exons ATGAGGAAGAGCCCGGCAAACCGTTGCAGGGACATCGAGAGGCAAGCCGGCTACCTGCAGCCCGAGCACTGCGCCCCTCCCCCAACCCTCCCCCACTCCGACACCATGTGGTTCATCCGCGACTGCTGCGGCATCGTATGCGGCGTCATCACCTGGTGCCTGGTGTTCTATGCCGAGTTCGTGGTGCTCTTCGTCGTGCTGCTGCCTGCCAAGAACCTGCTCTATAGTCTATTCAATGGTGCACTGTTCAGTGTCCTCGCCTTCCTCGCCCTGGCCTCACACGCCCGGGCCATGTGCACAGACCCG GGTGCGGTGCCTAAAGGGAACGCGACCAAGGAGTTTATCGAGAGCCTGCAGCTCAAGCCCGGTCAGGTGGTCTACAAATGTCCCAAGTGTTGCAGTATCAAGCCCGACAGAGCTCACCACTGCAG TGTGTGTAAACGCTGTATCAAGAAGATGGACCACCATTGCCCATGGGTAAACAACTGCGTAGGAGAGAAGAACCAGAAATTCTTTGTGCTTTTCACA ATGTACATTGCACTGATATCCCTCCATGCCCTGGTCATGGTTGCCTTTCATTTTATCTTCTGCTTTGAGTCGGACTGGACGA AGTGCAGTACATTCTCTCCTCCAGCGACcgtcatcctcctcatcctcctctgctTTGAGGGACTCCTCTTCCTCATTTTTACCTCCGTGATGTTTGGGACCCAGGTCCATTCCATCTGTGCCGATGAGACG GGCATAGAGCAGTtgaaaaaggaggagaggagatgggctAAAAGGACAAAGTGGATGAACATGAGGGTGGTATTTGGCCATCCGTTCTCTATAGCCTGGCTAAGTCCCTTTGCAACACCTGACCACGGGAAGGCAGACTATTACCAGTACGTTGTCTGA
- the LOC110517080 gene encoding transmembrane protein 42, with amino-acid sequence MLFPGVFYALLAGFLGAVASSSAKLSLGADYLKGVCETGLRTWGEQRKFRQPGETTACDWLHIPLRLLCGGLLFTCNAVMWTFLAKALRYSSSSTRTTVTTTASNFVSSAFLGQLIFGETQIALWWVGISLTFSGLVVLQRAAPNDRARKDE; translated from the exons ATGTTGTTCCCCGGCGTTTTCTATGCGCTTCTGGCGGGGTTTCTCGGGGCTGTCGCATCTTCATCTGCAAAGCTGTCACTTGGAGCCGATTACCTAAAAGGTGTATGTGAAACGGGGCTACGAACATGGGGAGAGCAGCGGAAATTTAGACAACCTGGCGAAACTACCGCTTGTGACTGG CTACACATCCCACTGAGGCTGCTTTGTGGGGGGCTGCTCTTCACCTGTAATGCTGTGATGTGGACGTTCCTCGCTAAGGCGCTCAGgtactcttcctcctccacccgaACCACTGTGACCACTACCGCTTCCAACTTCGTATCTTCC gcctttttggggcAGCTTATCTTTGGGGAGACCCAGATTGCGTTGTGGTGGGTGGGAATCTCCCTCACGTTCTCTGGCCTCGTGGTGCTTCAGAGGGCGGCCCCCAACGACCGAGCCAGGAAGGACGAATGA